The Pongo abelii isolate AG06213 chromosome 20, NHGRI_mPonAbe1-v2.0_pri, whole genome shotgun sequence genome window below encodes:
- the CIC gene encoding protein capicua homolog isoform X1 — protein MPGLPEGQREGGGGWREAHITAQSPPFLWTKMKPMKKACTGLSGPGSGSKSPPATRAKALRRRGAGEGDKPEEEDDEAQQPQPQPGPEEAEEGEEEEVERGPGAEGPPLELHPGDPAPGPAEDPKGDGEAGRWEPSLSRKTATFKSRAPKKKYVEEHGAGSSGVGGAPEERVRTPEEASGLAVPPRPPTSTRSSSTDTASEHSADLEDEPAEACGPGPWPPGSTSGSYDLRQLRSQRVLARRGDGLFLPAVVRQVRRSQDLGVQFPGDRALTFYEGVPGAGVDVVLDATPPPGALVVGTAVCTCVEPGVAAYREGVVVEVATKPAAYKVRLSPGPSSQPGPPGSLPQPPQPLHREPEEAVWVARSSLRLLRPPWEPETMLRKPPTGPEEEQAEPGATLPPCPAALDPKQPEDAEVSKISFGGNLGTHCEEGEEKHPPALGTPALLPLPPPQLLSPPPKSPAFVGPGRPGEQPSPCQEGSQGGSRSSSVASLEKGTAPAARARTPLTAAQQKYKKGDVVCTPSGIRKKFNGKQWRRLCSRDGCMKESQRRGYCSRHLSMRTKEMEGLADSGPGGAGRPAAVAAREGSTEFDWGDETSRDSEASSVAARGDSRPRLVAPADLSRFEFDECEAAVMLVSLGSSRSGTPSFSPVSTQSPFSPAPSPSPSPLFGFRPANFSPINASPVIQRTAVRSRHLSASTPKAGVLTPPDLGPHPPPPAPRERHSSGILPTFQTNLTFTVPISPGRRKTELLPHPGALGAPGSGGGGAAPDFPKSDSLDSGVDSVSHTPTPSTPAGFRAVSPAVPFSRSRQPSPLLLLPPPAGLTSDPGPSVRRVPAVQRDSPVIVRNPDVPLPSKFPGEVGTAGEVRAGGPGRGCRETPVPPGVASGKPGLPPPLPAPVPITVPPAAPTAVAQPMPTFGLASSPFQPVAFHPSPAALLPVLVPSSYTSHPAPKKEVIMGRPGTVWTNVEPRSVAVFPWHSLVPFLAPSQPDPSVQPSEAQQPASHPVASNQSKEPAESAAVAHERPPGGTGSADPGRPPGATCPESPGPGPPHPLGVVEPGKGPPPTTEEEAPGPPGEPRLDSETESDHDDAFLSIMSPEIQLPLPPGKRRTQSLSALPKERDSSSEKDGRSPNKREKDHIRRPMNAFMIFSKRHRALVHQRHPNQDNRTVSKILGEWWYALGPKEKQKYHDLAFQVKEAHFKAHPDWKWCNKDRKKSSSEAKPTSLGLAGGHKETRERSMSETGTAAAPGVSSELLSVAAQTLLSSDTKAPGSSSCGAERLHTVGGPGSARPRAFSHSGVHSLDGGEVDSQALQELTQMVSGPASYSGPKPSTQYGAPGPFAAPGEGGALAATGRPPLLPTRASRSQRAASEDMTSDEERMVICEEEGDDDVIADDGFGTTDIDLKCKERVTDSESGDSSGEDPEGNKGFGRKVFSPVIRSSFTHCRPPLDPEPPGPPDPPLAFGKGYGSAPSSSASSPASSSASAATSFSLGSGTFKAQESGQGSTAGPLRPPPPGAGGPATPSKATRFLPTDPATFRRKRPESVGGLEPPGPSVIAAPPSGGGNILQTLVLPPNKEEQEGGGARVPSAPAPSLAYGAPAAPLSRPAATMVTNVVRPVSSTPVPIASKPFPTSGRAEASPNDTAGARTEMGAGSRVPGGSPLGVSLVYSDKKSAAATSPAPHLVAGPLLGTVGKAPATVTNLLVGTPGYGAPAPPAVQFIAQGAPGGGTTAGSGTGAGSGPNGPVPLGILQPGALGKAGGITQVQYILPTLPQQLQVAPAPAPAPGTKAGAPSGPAPTTSIRFTLPPGTSTNGKVLAATAPTPGIPILQSVPSAPPPKAQSVSPVQAPPPGGSAQLLPGKVLVPLAAPSMSVRGGGAGQPLPLVSPPFSVPVQNGAQPPSKIIQLTPVPVSTPSGLVPPLSPATLPGPTSQPQKVLLPSSTRITYVQSAGGHALPLGTSPASSQAGTVTSYGPTSSVALGFTSLGPSGPAFVQPLLSAGQAPLLAPGQVGVSPVPSPQLPPACAAPGGPVITAFYSGSPAPTSSASLAQPSQAPPSLVYTVATSTTPPAATILPKGPPAPATATPAPTSPFPSATAGSMTYSLVAPKAQRPSPKAPQKVKAAIASIPVGSFEAGASGRPGPAPRQPLEPGPVREPTAPESELEGQPTPPAPPPLPETWTPTARSSPPLPPPAEERTSAKGPETMASKFPSSSSDWRVPGQGLENRGEPPTPPSPAPAPAVAPGGSSESSSGRAAGDTPERKEAAGTGKKVKVRPPPLKKTFDSVDNRVLSEVDFEERFAELPEFRPEEVLPSPTLQSLATSPRAILGSYRKKRKNSTDLDSAPEDPTSPKRKMRRRSSCSSEPNTPKSAKCEGDIFTFDRTGTEAEDVLGELEYDKVPYSSLRRTLDQRRALVMQLFQDHGFFPSAQATAAFQARYADIFPSKVCLQLKIREVRQKIMQAATPTEQPPGAEAPLPVPPPTGTAAAPAPTPSPAGGPDPTSPSSDSGTAQAAPPLPPPPESGPGQPGWEGAPQPSPPPAGPSTAATGR, from the exons ATGCCAGGCCTCCcagaggggcagagggagggtgGGGGGGGCTGGAGAGAGGCTCATATCACAGCTCAGTCACCACCCTTTTT GTGGACAAAAATGAAGCCAATGAAGAAGGCATGCACTGGCCTTTCAGGTCCTGGCAGTGGCAGCAAGTCCCCCCCAGCCACCAGGGCCAAGGCTCTGAGGCGGCgaggggctggggagggtgaCAAACCAGAGGAGGAGGACGACGAGGCACAGCAGCCGCAACCACAGCCCGGGCCcgaagaggctgaggaaggggaggaggaggaggttgagCGGGGCCCTGGGGCTGAAGGTCCTCCACTGGAGCTGCACCCTGGCGACCCGGCTCCAGGCCCAGCAGAAGACCCCAAAGGGGATGGGGAGGCAGGCCGCTGGGAGCCCTCACTCAGCCGCAAGACAGCCACTTTCAAGTCTCGAGCGCCCAAGAAGAAGTATGTGGAGGAGCACGGAGCTGGCAGCAGTGGGGTGGGTGGGGCCCCTGAAGAGCGGGTGCGGACCCCTGAGGAGGCCAGTGGCCTGGCGGTGCCTCCACGGCCACCCACCTCCACTCGTTCCTCCTCCACTGACACAGCCAGCGAGCACTCGGCGGACCTGGAGGATGAGCCGGCTGAGGCTTGTGGTCCAGGCCCCTGGCCCCCTGGCAGCACCAGTGGCAGCTATGACCTGCGGCAGCTGCGGTCCCAGCGGGTGCTGGCTCGGCGTGGTGACGGCCTCTTCCTGCCAGCTGTGGTGCGCCAGGTGCGCCGAAGCCAGGACCTGGGCGTGCAGTTCCCTGGTGACCGAGCCCTGACTTTCTATGAGGGGGTGCCAGGCGCTGGTGTGGATGTAGTTTTGGATGCTACACCCCCACCAGGTGCCCTGGTGGTGGGCACAGCTGTCTGTACCTGTGTGGAGCCCGGTGTGGCTGCCTACCGGGAaggtgtggtggtggaggtggcaaCCAAGCCAGCTGCCTACAAGGTCCGTCTCAGCCCCGGCCCCAGCTCCCAGCCAGGCCCACCAGGCAGCCTCCCGCAGCCCCCACAGCCACTGCACCGTGAGCCAGAGGAGGCCGTGTGGGTGGCCCGCTCCAGCCTACGCCTGCTGCGCCCACCCTGGGAACCTGAGACCATGCTGAGGAAGCCCCCTACAGGCCCTGAGGAAGAGCAGGCGGAGCCTGGGGCCACACTGCCACCCTGCCCTGCTGCCCTGGACCCCAAACAGCCCGAGGACGCTGAGGTCTCTAAGATCAGCTTTGGTGGCAACCTGGGTACTCACTGTGAGGAGGGCGAGGAGAAGCACCCTCCAGCCCTGGGTACCCCAGCCCTgctcccactgcccccaccccagctcctgTCGCCGCCACCCAAGTCTCCAGCCTTTGTGGGCCCCGGCCGCCCTGGCGAGCAGCCCTCGCCCTGCCAGGAGGGGAGCCAGGGCGGCAGCCGCAGCAGCAGCGTGGCCTCCCTGGAAAAGGGGACAGCACCGGCAGCCCGGGCCCGCACGCCACTGACAGCCGCCCAGCAGAAGTACAAGAAGGGCGATGTGGTCTGCACACCCAGCGGAATACGAAAGAAGTTCAACGGCAAGCAGTGGCGCCGGCTGTGCTCACGAGATGGCTGCATGAAGGAGTCACAGCGGCGAGGCTACTGCTCACGCCACCTGTCCATGCGAACCAAAGAGATGGAGGGCCTGGCAGACAGTGGGCCTGGGGGGGCGGGCCGGCCCGCGGCCGTGGCAGCCCGTGAGGGCAGCACGGAGTTTGACTGGGGTGATGAGACGTCGAGGGACAGTGAGGCCAGCAGTGTGGCGGCTCGTGGAGACTCACGGCCACGCCTGGTGGCCCCTGCTGACTTGTCACGCTTTGAGTTCGACGAGTGTGAGGCGGCCGTGATGCTGGTGTCGCTGGGCAGCTCGCGCTCAGGCACGCCCTCCTTCTCACCTGTCTCCACTCAATCGCCCTTCTCGCCAGCCCCGTCACCCTCACCCTCGCCACTCTTCGGCTTCCGCCCTGCCAACTTCAGCCCTATCAACGCCTCGCCAGTCATCCAGCGCACTGCAGTCCGCAGTCGCCACCTGAGCGCCAGCACCCCTAAGGCAGGCGTGCTGACGCCACCAGAcctgggcccccacccaccgcCACCTGCTCCCCGAGAGCGCCACTCCTCTGGAATTCTACCCACCTTCCAGACCAACCTGACCTTCACCGTGCCCATCAGTCCCGGGCGACGGAAGACAGAGCTCTTGCCGCATCCAGGGGCCTTGGGGGCCCCTGGCTCAGGGGGTGGAGGAGCTGCCCCAGACTTTCCCAAGAGTGACAGCTTAGACTCTGGTGTGGACTCAGTGTCCCACACACCTACACCCTCCACGCCGGCTGGCTTCCGGGCCGTGTCCCCTGCTGTGCCCTTCTCTCGCTCCCGCCAGCCCTCACCATTGCTGCTGTTGCCCCCACCCGCCGGCCTGACCTCGGATCCAGGGCCCTCTGTGCGCAGGGTGCCTGCTGTGCAGCGGGACTCACCTGTTATTGTCCGCAACCCTgacgtgccactgccctccaaatTCCCTGGGGAGGTGGGCACTGCTGGTGAGGTGCGGGCTGGGGGACCTGGGCGGGGCTGCCGTGAGACCCCAGTGCCCCCTGGGGTGGCCAGTGGGAAACCTGGCCTGCCCCCACCTCTGCCAGCCCCCGTGCCCATCACTGTGCCTCCAGCTGCACCAACTGCCGTGGCCCAGCCGATGCCCACCTTTGGCCTGGCGTCTTCACCCTTTCAGCCTGTGGCCTTCCACCCCTCACCTGCTGCCCTGTTGCCCGTTTTGGTGCCCAGCAGCTATACCAGCCACCCTGCTCCCAAGAAGGAAGTCATCATGGGCCGGCCTGGAACAG TGTGGACTAATGTGGAACCTCGCTCTGTGGCTGTGTTCCCCTGGCACTCCTTAGTCCCCTTCCTGGCACCCAGCCAGCCTGACCCCTCCGTGCAGCCGAGCGAGGCGCAGCAACCTGCCAGCCACCCAGTGGCCTCCAACCAGAGCAAAG AACCTGCTGAGTCGGCAGCTGTTGCTCATGAACGGCCACCAGGTGGGACAGGGAGTGCTGACCCTGGGCGGCCCCCTGGAGCCACATGCCCTGAGAGCCCAGGACCCGGACCCCCACACCCTTTGGGGGTGGTGGAACCTGGTAAGGGTCCGCCTCCCACCACGGAGGAGGAGGCCCCCGGCCCCCCAGGAGAGCCCCGGCTGGACAGTGAGACAGAGAGTGACCATGATGATGC CTTCCTCTCCATCATGTCTCCTGAGATCCAGTTGCCTCTACCGCCCGGAAAACGTCGGACCCAGTCCCTCAGTGCCCTACCCAAGGAACGGGACTCATCTTCTGAGAAGGATGGACGCAGCCCCAACAAG CGGGAGAAGGACCACATCCGGCGGCCCATGAATGCCTTCATGATCTTCAGCAAGCGGCACCGGGCCCTGGTCCACCAGCGTCATCCCAACCAGGACAACCGGACCGTCAGCAAGATTCTGGGCGAGTGGTGGTACGCCCTGGGGCCCAAGGAGAAGCAGAAGTACCACGACCTGGCCTTCCAG GTGAAGGAGGCCCACTTCAAGGCCCACCCAGATTGGAAGTGGTGCAACAAGGACCGAAAGAAGTCCAGCTCAGAGGCCAAGCCCACGAGCCTGGGGCTGGCAGGAGGGCACAAGGAGACGCGGGAGCGGAGCATGTCGGAGACGGGCACTGCTGCTGCCCCTGGGG TGTCCTCTGAGCTCCTGTCCGTTGCAGCCCAgacactcctgagctcagacaccaAGGCTCCGGGGAGCAGCTCCTGTGGGGCAGAACGGCTACACACAGTTGGGGGACCTGGCTCAGCCCGGCCCCGAGCTTTCTCCCACAGTGGGGTACACAGCCTGGACGGCGGAGAAGTAGACAGTCAGGCGCTACAGGAACTGACTCAG ATGGTGTCTGGCCCTGCATCGTACTCTGGCCCAAAACCTTCTACCCAGTATGGAGCTCCAGGACCGTTTGCAGCCCCCGGTGAGGGAGGTGCCTTGGCGGCCACTGGGCGGCCCCCGCTGCTGCCCACCCGAGCTTCTCGTTCTCAGCGTGCGGCCAGTGAGGACATGACGAGTGATGAGGAGCGCATGGTCATCTGTGAGGAGGAAGGGGATGATGATGTCATTG CTGACGATGGCTTCGGCACCACTGACATTGATCTCAAGTGCAAGGAGCGGGTGACCGACAGCGAGAGTGGGGACAGCTCTGGGGAGGACCCAGAGGGCAACAAG GGCTTTGGTCGGAAGGTGTTTTCACCTGTGATCCGTTCCTCCTTTACCCACTGCCGCCCCCCACTGGACCCTGAGCCCCCAGGGCCCCCGGATCCTCCTCTAGCCTTTGGCAAAGGCTATGGTTCTGCCCCATCCTCCTCTGCATCCTCGCctgcttcctcctcagcctcggcAGCCACCTCCTTCTCACTGGGCTCAGGAACCTTCAAGGCCCAGGAGTCTGGTCAGGGCAGCACAGCGGGCCCCCTACGGCCCCCACCCCCTGGGGCTGGGGGTCCAGCGACACCTTCCAAGGCAACCCGGTTCCTCCCAACGGATCCTGCCACCTTCCGGCGCAAGAGACCTGAAAGTGTGGGTGGCCTGGAGCCACCAGGCCCCTCAGTCATCGCGGCCCCTCCCAGCGGAGGAGGAAACATCCTGCAGACACTGGTGCTGCCCCCAAACAAGGAGGAGCAAGAGGGCGGCGGAGCCAGAGTGCCCTCCGCCCCCGCCCCATCACTGGCCTACGGGGCCCCAGCGGCTCCCCTGTCCCGTCCTGCTGCCACCATGGTCACCAACGTGGTGCGGCCTGTCAGCAGCACTCCTGTCCCCATCGCCTCTAAGCCCTTCCCCACCTCTGGCCGGGCTGAGGCGTCTCCAAATGACACAGCAGGTGCCAGGACTGAAATGGGCGCTGGGTCTCGGGTGCCTGGAGGCTCCCCGCTGGGTGTCAGCTTAGTGTATTCGGACAAGAAGTCGGCAGCAGCCACCTCACCAGCCCCACACTTGGTGGCTGGACCCCTGCTGGGCACTGTGGGGAAGGCGCCTGCCACTGTCACTAATCTACTGGTGGGCACCCCGGGGTATGGGGCCCCTGCGCCCCCTGCTGTCCAGTTCATTGCCCAGGGGGCCCCTGGTGGTGGGACCACTGCGGGCTCAGGAACAGGTGCTGGGAGTGGCCCCAATGGGCCAGTACCCCTGGGCATCCTGCAACCAGGTGCCCTGGGCAAGGCTGGGGGAATCACCCAGGTACAGTACATCCTGCCCACGCTGCCCCAGCAGCTTCAGGTGGCACCTGCCCCAGCACCAGCCCCTGGGACCAAGGCAGGGGCTCCCAGCGGCCCTGCACCCACCACCAGCATCCGTTTCACCCTCCCACCGGGCACTTCTACCAACGGCAAAGTCCTGGCTGCCACTGCACCCACTCCTGGCATCCCCATCCTGCAGTCTGTACCCTCCGCCCCACCCCCCAAAG CCCAGTCAGTTTCTCCCGTGCAGGCCCCGCCCCCGGGTGGCTCAGCCCAGCTGCTGCCTGGGAAGGTCCTAGTGCCTCTGGCTGCCCCTAGCATGTCAGTGCGGGGTGGAGGGGCCGGCCAGCCGCTGCCACTGGTGAGCCCGCCCTTCTCAGTACCTGTGCAGAATGGTGCCCAGCCCCCCAGCAAG ATCATCCAGCTGACCCCGGTGCCTGTGAGCACACCCAGCGGCCTGGTGCCGCCCCTGAGCCCAGCCACACTCCCTGGACCCACCTCGCAGCCTCAGAAGGTCCTGCTGCCCTCTTCCACCAG AATCACCTATGTGCAGTCAGCGGGCGGGCACGCGCTGCCCCTGGGTACCAGCCCTGCGTCCAGCCAGGCTGGAACAGTCACCTCGTACGGGCCCACGAGCTCTGTAGCTCTAGGCTTCACCTCGCTGGGGCCCAGCGGCCCCGCCTTCGTGCAGCCCCTGCTCTCAG cAGGCCAAGCCCCACTGCTGGCTCCCGGTCAGGTGGGCGTGTCGCCTGTGCCCAGTCCCCAGCTGCCGCCTGCCTGTGCAGCCCCCGGAGGTCCTGTCATAACAGCATTTTACTCTGGCAGCCCTGCACCCACCTCCTCAGCATCCCTGGCCCAGCCATCTCAGGCCCCCCCAAGCCTGGTCTACACTGTGGCCACCAGCACAACCCCACCTGCAGCCACCATTCTGCCCAAGGGCCCGCCAGCCCCTGCCACTGCCACCCCAGCCCCGACTAGCCCTTTCCCCAGTGCCACAG CAGGTTCCATGACCTACAGCTTAGTGGCCCCCAAGGCCCAGCGGCCCAGCCCGAAGGCCCCCCAGAAAGTGAAGGCAGCCATCGCCAGCATTCCCGTGGGGTCCTTTGAGGCAGGTGCCTCTGGGCGGCCTGGCCCTGCACCCCGGCAGCCTCTGGAGCCTGGCCCAGTCCGAGAGCCAACTGCCCCAGAGTCTGAGCTTGAAGGGCAGCCCACACCACCAGCCCCTCCACCCCTGCCAGAGACCTGGACTCCCACAGCCCGGAGCAgccccccactgcccccacctGCTGAGGAGCGGACCAGTGCCAAGGGTCCTGAGACCATG GCCAGCAAATTCCCCAGCTCATCTTCAGACTGGCGCGTCCCTGGGCAGGGCCTGGAGAATCGTGGGGAGCCTCCCACTCCTCCCAGCCCGGCCCCAGCTCCAGCCGTAGCCCCTGGTGGCAGCAGTGAGAGCAGCAGTGGGCGGGCAGCCGGGGACACCCCCGAGCGCAAGGAGGCGGCTGGTACTGGCAAGAAGGTGAAGGTGCGGCCCCCGCCCCTGAAGAAGACCTTTGACTCTGTGGACAA CAGGGTCCTGTCAGAAGTGGACTTCGAAGAGCGCTTTGCTGAGCTGCCTGAGTTTCGGCCTGAGGAGGTGCTGCCCTCCCCCACCCTGCAGTCTCTGGCCACCTCACCCCGGGCCATCCTGGGCTCTTACCGCAAGAAGAGGAAGAACTCCACGG ACCTGGATTCAGCACCCGAGGACCCCACCTCGCCCAAGCGCAAGATGAGAAGACGCTCCAGCTGCAGCTCGGAGCCCAACACCCCCAAGAGTGCCAAGTGCGAGGGGGACATCTTCACCTTTGACCGTACAG GTACAGAAGCCGAGGACGTGCTCGGGGAGCTAGAGTATGACAAGGTGCCATACTCCTCCCTGCGGCGCACCCTGGACCAGCGCCGGGCCCTGGTCATGCAGCTCTTCCAGGACCATGGCTTCTTTCCGTCAG CCCAGGCCACAGCCGCCTTCCAGGCCCGCTATGCAGACATCTTCCCCTCCAAGGTTTGTCTGCAGTTGAAGATCCGTGAGGTGCGCCAGAAGATCATGCAGGCTGCCACTCCCACGGAGCAGCCCCCTGGAGCTGAGGCTCCTCTCCCTGTACCGCCTCCCACTGGCACCGCTGCTGCCCctgcccccactcccagccccgCGGGGGGCCCTGACCCCACCTCACCCAGCTCGGACTCTGGCACTGCCCAGGCTGCCCCGCCACTGCCTCCACCCCCAGAGTCGGGGCCTGGACAGCCTGGCTGGGAGGGGGCTCCCCAGCCCTCCCCCCCACCCGCAGGTCCCTCCACAGCTGCCACAGGCAGGTGA